The nucleotide sequence AGCCGCCGGCCAGCGCTTCGGCGAGCCGCGCGGCATCGATGCCGCTCGCCTGCGCCAGACCGACGGCCTCGGCGATCGCGGTCACCGTCGCGGTGACGATCGCCTGGTTGCACAGCTTCGCCGTCTGCCCCGCCCCCGCGTCGCCCATGTGCGTGATCCGCGACGCATACGCGTCGATCAGCGGCCGCACCGCGTCGAGATCGGCCGCGCGGCCGCCGGCCATCACCGCGAGCGTGCCGGCCTGCGCGCCGGGCACGCCGCCCGACACCGGCGCATCGACCCAGCCGACGCCGAGCGCGGCTGCACGCGCCGCGTAATCGCGCGTGGCGGCGGGCGCAATGCTCGAATGATCGACGATGCGCTGCAGGCGACGCGCACGCGCATCGCCGGAGAGGAGGCCGTGCTCGCCGAACACGACATCGCCCACCGCGCGGCCGTCGAGCACGCACACGAATACCGTCTCGACGCGCTCCGCCAGTTCGCGCGGCGTGCCGAGCACCTGCGCGCCGTCCTTCACGAGCGCCTCGGCCTTGTCGCGCGAGCGATTCCACACGCTGACCCGATGCCCTGCCGCCAGCAAATGCCGAATCATCGGCGCGCCCATCAATCCCGGTCCGCAAAATCCGACTTCCACGATGCTCCTCGTCTCCGATATGGGTTGAACTTGCCGCCCATCATACCTATTACTCAAGAAGCCGGGCACGCGCGGCGCCGCTTTGGGACCACGGCTTGCGCCGGCCATCCATACCGACATCCCAGGGAGCGCATCATGAGCGACCACGTGTACAAGATGATCGAGCTGACCGGTTCGTCGAAGCAATCGAGCGACGACGCCATCCGCAACGCGATCTCAAAAGCCGGCAAGACGCTGCACAACCTGCACTGGTTCCAGGTGACCGAAACGCGCGGCCACATCGAAGGCGACCAGGTCGTGCACTGGCAGGTCACGCTGAAGGTCGGCATGCGCATCGACGACTGACGCGCCCCCTGCATCACACGCCGCGCCGCTGACCGGATCCGTGCAACGCGCTTCCGCGCGGCGCCGCGCGCTTCACTTCGCCCCCGTTCAGGCCCCTTGTCGCGGCCCGGCCGGCGGGTACCTGCGGGTATCCATCTCTTGACGCTGATTTTCGTTCATATTAAAAACAATATACCCACCCCACCCCTCGATCAGCCCAGCCATATAAACCGGAGATAACATGAGTCAGCAACGCGAGGCGATCGACACGTACCTCTTGCGCGTCTTGCACACCTTGTTGATGGAGCGCAGCGTCACGCGCGCGGCCGTCAAACTGAACCAGTCGCAACCGGCGATCAGCGCCGCGCTGCGGCGCCTGCGCGACATCACCGGCGATCCGCTGCTGGTGCGCGGCAAATCCGGCATGGTGCCGACCGAATACGGGCTGCGCCTGCTCGAGCCCGTGCAGAACGCGCTGCGTGAAATCGAGCGCATCAAGTTCCAGCAGCACAATTTCGACCCGGCCACGTCGATCCGCTGCTACCGGATCGGCTGCCCCGACTACCTGAACGTGCTGTTCGTGCCGACCGTGGTCGAGCGCTTCCGCCAGGCCGCGCCGAACGCGACGCTCGAGTTCCATTCGCTCGGCCCCGCGTTCGACTACGAGCTCGCGCTGGAAGACGGCAAGCTCGACATCGTCGTCGGCAACTGGCCCGAGCCGCCCGAGCAGCTGCACCTGTCGAACCTGTTCGTCGATGAAATCGTCTGCCTGATGAGCAACACGCACCCGTTCGCGAAGCGCGGCGGGCTCACGCTCGATCAGTACCTGAACGCCCCGCATCTCGCGCCGACGCCGTACTCGGTCGGCCAGCGCGGCGCGATCGACGTGCATCTCGCGCGCGAACGGCTCAAGCGCCACGTGGTCGTCACGCTGCCGTACTTCAACCTCGCACCGTACGTGCTCGTGAAGTCCGACCTGATCTTCACGACGACGCGCCTGTTCGCCGATCACTACGCGAAGTTCCTGCCGCTGTCGGTCGTGCCGGCGCCGCTCGACTTCCCCCCGATGCAGTACTACCAGCTGTGGCACGAGCGTTGCCACTACTCCGATGAAGTGCGCTGGCTGCGCAGCCTCGTCGCCGAAGCCACCCGCACGCTGATCGAAGCGTAACGGCGCGGGCCGCACGCGCCGTTTCGGCGCGGCGTGGCGACAGCCGGCGGCCTGCCCGGCGGCAACGCGGCCGTCGGATGGCGCCAGCCTTCCTTCAGCGCGATGCCTCGACCAGTGCCTGCGCGAGCGCGTTGTGACGCGCGATGACAGGCGGCAGGTCGAGCGTCGCCAGACGTCCCTCCCTTACCACCACCTTCCCGTTCACGACCGTGTACGCCGTCTGCGACGGCGCGCAGAACACGAGCGCCGCGACCGGATCGTGCAGCGCGCCCGCGAACAGCGGCTGGCGCAGGTCGAATGCGGCGAAGTCCGCGGCCATGCCGGGCTTCAGCGCGCCGATGTCGTCGCGATTCAGCACCTTCGCACCGCCGAGCGTCGCGATCTCGAGCGCTTCGCGCGCGGTCATCGCATCGGGCCCGAAACCGACCCGCTGCAACAGCAGCGCCTGCCGCACTTCCGCGACCATCTGCGCGCCGTCGTTCGATGCGGAGCCGTCGACGCCGAGGCCGACCGGCACGCCCGCGAGACGCATCTTCTTCACCGGCGCGATACCCGACGCGAGCCGCATGTTGGAGCATGGACAGTGCGCGACGCCCGTGCCGGTGCGCGCGAACAGGCTGATACCCGCATCGTCGAGCTGCACGCAGTGCGCATGCCACACGTCGTGGCCGACCCAGCCGAGATCTTCCGCATATTCCGCCGGCGTCATCCCGAACTTCTCGCGGCTGTACGCGATGTCGTTGACGTTCTCCGCGAGGTGCGTGTGCAGCGACACCCCGTATTCGCGCGCGAGCACGGCCGCGTCGCGCATCAGGTCGCGGCTCACCGAGAACGGCGAGCACGGCGCGACGACCACGCGCAGCATCGCGTAACGGCCTTCGTCGTGATAGGTCTCGATCAGGCGCTGCGTGTCGCGCAGGATGTCGGGCTCGCGCTCGACGACCGAATCGGGCGGCAGCCCACCGTCGCGCTGGCCGACGCTCATCGCACCGCGGCTCGCGTGAAAACGCATGCCGATCCGCTGTGCGGCGCCGATGCTGTCGTCGAGGCGGCTGCCGTTCGGGTAGATGTACAGATGATCGCTCGACGTCGTGCAGCCCGACTGCAGCAGCTCGGCCATCGCGGTGAGCGTCGACACTTCGATCATCTCGGGCGTCAGGTGCGCCCAGATCCGGTACAGGTTCGTGAGCCAGCCGAACAGCTCGGCGTTCTGCGCCGCCGGCACCGCGCGCGTCAGGCTCTGGTACATGTGGTGGTGCGTGTTCACGAGCCCCGGGATCACGAGGTGGCCGCGCAGGTCGAGCACTTCGTCGGCCGTCTCGGGCAGCTCGGCGGTCGGACCGACCGCGACGATCCGGTTGTCTTCGATGTAGAGCCCCGCGTCGCGCAGCTCGCGACGCGTGTCGTCCATGGTCACGAGCACGTCGGCGTGCTTGACCAGCAGGGTTGTCGGGCGGGATGAGGAGGGGTTCGGCGCGCGTGCGCCAGCGTGCTGCTCGAGGTTCATGCGTTCTCCGCGTCGGTCTGCCCCCAGGGGCGGATCCTGGGAGCGGTCACACAGCCGTTCGAACGCTGAATCGCGGCACGCTCCGGTGCCTGCGTCCGTTCGAACGCCCTGGCCCGGTTACCCGGCGTGCTCGCCGTCTTCGGGGTACGCGCAGGCCACGGGCCGACGCGCACGGCGGGAGGATCGCCCAAGCGCGCGCCGCACACAATGCGCGATCCGGAATACCGCGTTTCACGGTTTCGATATGGTACGCCGCGCAACGCCCCGCCGGCGGCCCGAAATGCCCGCCGGAAGCCCACCGGAAACCGTCTCCGGCGTGCCGTCGACAGCCGCTCATGCGCGGCGCATTATCTTTGATATCGCGCCCGTATTTGCGCGGGGAACCTTTTTACAATGCCTGCACGGCGCTCGCTTCAATCTCGCCGACGGGTATGTAGCCACGTGACGTGGAGCCTCGATCCGCCGCACAGTCAATGGATCGAGTCGCCGCCGAACCTCGCATTCACACAAGGACACAACGAATGGGAAAGCTCACTACCCACGTACTCGATACGGCGCACGGCCGTCCCGGCGCTGCAATCAAGGTGGACCTCTACGCGCTGGACGGCGAATCGCGCCGCGCGATCAAGACCGTGCTGACCAATAGCGACGGCCGCTGCGACGAACCCCTGCTCGAAGGCGCCGCGCTCGCCGCCGGCGAATACGAACTCGTGTTCCATGCCGGCGACTACTTCGCGTCGCTCGGCGTGAAGGTGCCCGAACCCCGTTTCGTCGATCGCGTCGTGCTCCGCTTCGGCATCGCCGACACCGGCTCGCACTACCACGTGCCGCTGCTCGTGTCGCCGTGGTCGTACAGCACCTATCGCGGCAGCTGACATTCGAATCAGCGCCCGCATCAAACAAACGATTTGAGTCTGGAGGAGTTTCATGGAAGGCTTCATCACCGACTGGCTGAACCTCGCGCTGCGATGGCTGCACGTCATCGTCGCCATTGCGTGGATCGGCGAGTCGTTCTATTTCGTCGCGCTCGACAACAGCCTGAAACCGCCGACCGACCCGAACCAGCGCAAGCGCGGTGTGTTCGGCGAGCTGTGGCACGTCCACGGCGGCGGCTTCTACAACATGCAGAAGTACACGGTCGCCCCGCCGGAAATGCCGGATGACCTGCACTGGTCGAAGTGGCCGTCGTACACGACCTGGCTGTCGGGCTTCTCGCTGTTCTTCGTGCTGTACCTGCTCGCACCGAACACGTACCTGATCGACAAGAGCGTGCTCGACATGGGCCCGGTGGTCGCCGTCGCGTCCGCACTCGGCTTCCTCGCGGCCGGCTGGATCGTCTACGACTCGCTGTGCCGCATCCTCGGCACCAACGACCGCGTGCTCGGCATCTGCGTCGGCATCTACGTGGTCGCCGCCGCGTACCTCGCGTGCCACATCTTCGCGGGTCGTGCCGCCTACCTGATCGTCGGCGCGATGCTCGCGACGATCATGTCGGCGAACGTGTTCTTCGTGATCATCCCCGGCCAGCGCAAGATGGTCGACAAGATGCTCAAGGGCGAAGAGCCGAACCCGATCTACGGCAAGCGCGGCAAGCAGCGCTCGGTGCACAACACGTACTTCACGCTGCCGGTCGTGTTCGCGATGCTGTCGAACCACTATGCGATGACGTACACGAACAAGTTCAACTGGGTCGTGCTCGTGCTGATCATGCTGGCCGGCGCGCTGATTCGCCAGTTCTTCGTGATGCGCCACCGCGGCAAGCAGCTGTGGTACCTGCCGATCGGCGGCGTCGCGCTGCTGGCCGGCGCACTGGTCTGGACGACGCCGAAGCCGGTCGCGCCGGAAGCGCAGGCCGCGAACGCGCCGAAGGTCGTGATCAACGACATCATGCCGATCCTGCAGCAGCGCTGCGTCGAGTGCCACTCGGCGAAGCCGACGCTGATGGGCAGCGCGCCCGCGGGTGTGATGTTCGACACGCCGGACGAAGTGTCGAAGAACGCGCAGCGTATCTATGAACAGGCCGTGCGCCTGAAGGCGATGCCGATCGGCAACGTCACGCACATGACCGACGACGAGCGCACGAAGCTCGCCGCGTGGTTCGAGGGTGGCGCGAACAAGTAAGCCGCCGTGCGCCGGGGTCGTGTTCCGGCGCAATCCTTTCCGTTCGCGGGCCCGTTACGGGCCCGTTTTTTTTCGCGTGCTGCAGAGGCGTTGCCAGCGCTCACCGCTCACCGCGCATCGCGTCGCGCTGGAGCGCGACGAGCGCATCGAGTGCGCGCGGGCCGTCGTCGAAAGGCACGAAGATGTGATCGTGGCAGGCAGCCGCCATCACGTTGCAACTGATGCCGGCCGCGCCGAGCG is from Burkholderia sp. HI2500 and encodes:
- a CDS encoding NAD(P)-dependent oxidoreductase, yielding MEVGFCGPGLMGAPMIRHLLAAGHRVSVWNRSRDKAEALVKDGAQVLGTPRELAERVETVFVCVLDGRAVGDVVFGEHGLLSGDARARRLQRIVDHSSIAPAATRDYAARAAALGVGWVDAPVSGGVPGAQAGTLAVMAGGRAADLDAVRPLIDAYASRITHMGDAGAGQTAKLCNQAIVTATVTAIAEAVGLAQASGIDAARLAEALAGGWADSVLLQTFVPRMTSGGHAPIGALSTFQKDVDAIADAARDTGAVMPVSATVQQVLRLGAAQGLAGADFAAFIDIVRPGNERQQVS
- a CDS encoding 8-oxoguanine deaminase, translated to MNLEQHAGARAPNPSSSRPTTLLVKHADVLVTMDDTRRELRDAGLYIEDNRIVAVGPTAELPETADEVLDLRGHLVIPGLVNTHHHMYQSLTRAVPAAQNAELFGWLTNLYRIWAHLTPEMIEVSTLTAMAELLQSGCTTSSDHLYIYPNGSRLDDSIGAAQRIGMRFHASRGAMSVGQRDGGLPPDSVVEREPDILRDTQRLIETYHDEGRYAMLRVVVAPCSPFSVSRDLMRDAAVLAREYGVSLHTHLAENVNDIAYSREKFGMTPAEYAEDLGWVGHDVWHAHCVQLDDAGISLFARTGTGVAHCPCSNMRLASGIAPVKKMRLAGVPVGLGVDGSASNDGAQMVAEVRQALLLQRVGFGPDAMTAREALEIATLGGAKVLNRDDIGALKPGMAADFAAFDLRQPLFAGALHDPVAALVFCAPSQTAYTVVNGKVVVREGRLATLDLPPVIARHNALAQALVEASR
- a CDS encoding urate hydroxylase PuuD, with amino-acid sequence MEGFITDWLNLALRWLHVIVAIAWIGESFYFVALDNSLKPPTDPNQRKRGVFGELWHVHGGGFYNMQKYTVAPPEMPDDLHWSKWPSYTTWLSGFSLFFVLYLLAPNTYLIDKSVLDMGPVVAVASALGFLAAGWIVYDSLCRILGTNDRVLGICVGIYVVAAAYLACHIFAGRAAYLIVGAMLATIMSANVFFVIIPGQRKMVDKMLKGEEPNPIYGKRGKQRSVHNTYFTLPVVFAMLSNHYAMTYTNKFNWVVLVLIMLAGALIRQFFVMRHRGKQLWYLPIGGVALLAGALVWTTPKPVAPEAQAANAPKVVINDIMPILQQRCVECHSAKPTLMGSAPAGVMFDTPDEVSKNAQRIYEQAVRLKAMPIGNVTHMTDDERTKLAAWFEGGANK
- a CDS encoding dodecin; this translates as MSDHVYKMIELTGSSKQSSDDAIRNAISKAGKTLHNLHWFQVTETRGHIEGDQVVHWQVTLKVGMRIDD
- a CDS encoding LysR substrate-binding domain-containing protein; amino-acid sequence: MSQQREAIDTYLLRVLHTLLMERSVTRAAVKLNQSQPAISAALRRLRDITGDPLLVRGKSGMVPTEYGLRLLEPVQNALREIERIKFQQHNFDPATSIRCYRIGCPDYLNVLFVPTVVERFRQAAPNATLEFHSLGPAFDYELALEDGKLDIVVGNWPEPPEQLHLSNLFVDEIVCLMSNTHPFAKRGGLTLDQYLNAPHLAPTPYSVGQRGAIDVHLARERLKRHVVVTLPYFNLAPYVLVKSDLIFTTTRLFADHYAKFLPLSVVPAPLDFPPMQYYQLWHERCHYSDEVRWLRSLVAEATRTLIEA
- the uraH gene encoding hydroxyisourate hydrolase; protein product: MGKLTTHVLDTAHGRPGAAIKVDLYALDGESRRAIKTVLTNSDGRCDEPLLEGAALAAGEYELVFHAGDYFASLGVKVPEPRFVDRVVLRFGIADTGSHYHVPLLVSPWSYSTYRGS